Proteins encoded in a region of the Pseudomonas sp. GOM7 genome:
- a CDS encoding flavohemoglobin expression-modulating QEGLA motif protein has protein sequence MNSQQKLDDYQLCIRALSDRIVEAQTPIRVLDAVKWDDGIRDAFLKAKGKVLPAVDRDYYLSRPLAFDAQAKKLEFQNIERDITRQLGQFNPVGQIMRRMCKEYRMVIRMLEARGTEDFGLISQELYGAASDAFHAGDPTLADLGLMLSDYLNNIATRGDLEDEPKTLGAGDAVNILQQRLAGVFGDDTVRVLESDGILADAAAGADYIKIRSDARFNERDVKALEVHEGLVHVGTTLNGLNQPICTFLAKGPPSSTVTQEGLAILMEVIAFASYPTRLRKLTNRTRAIHMAEEGADFIEVFEFFREQGYGQEGSYSNASRVFRGALPNGLPFTKDLSYLKGFILIYNYIQLAVRKGKLEQIPLLFCGKTTLEDMRTLRKLVDEGLVLPPKYLPPQFQDMNALSAWMCFSNFLNHLSLDRIEADYANIL, from the coding sequence ATGAACAGCCAGCAGAAACTGGACGACTATCAACTCTGCATTCGCGCCTTGAGCGACCGTATCGTCGAGGCGCAGACGCCGATCCGCGTGCTGGATGCGGTGAAATGGGACGATGGCATCCGCGACGCCTTCCTCAAGGCCAAGGGCAAGGTATTGCCCGCCGTGGATCGCGACTATTACCTGAGCCGACCACTGGCCTTCGATGCCCAGGCCAAGAAGCTGGAATTCCAGAACATCGAGCGCGACATCACCCGCCAGCTCGGCCAGTTCAACCCGGTCGGGCAGATCATGCGGCGCATGTGCAAGGAATACCGCATGGTCATCCGCATGCTCGAAGCGCGCGGCACCGAAGACTTCGGCCTGATCAGCCAGGAACTCTACGGCGCAGCCTCCGATGCCTTCCATGCCGGTGATCCAACCCTGGCTGACCTCGGTCTGATGCTCTCGGACTACCTCAACAACATCGCCACCCGTGGCGATCTGGAAGACGAGCCCAAGACCCTCGGTGCGGGCGATGCGGTGAACATCCTGCAGCAGCGCCTGGCTGGGGTGTTCGGCGACGACACCGTGCGCGTGCTGGAGTCCGACGGCATTCTCGCCGATGCCGCGGCGGGCGCCGATTACATCAAGATCCGCAGCGACGCGCGCTTCAACGAGCGTGACGTCAAGGCCCTGGAAGTGCATGAAGGGCTGGTGCACGTCGGCACCACGCTTAATGGCCTCAATCAGCCGATCTGCACCTTCCTGGCCAAGGGGCCGCCTTCGTCCACCGTGACCCAGGAAGGCCTGGCCATCCTCATGGAAGTGATCGCCTTCGCCTCCTACCCGACGCGCCTGCGCAAGCTGACCAACCGCACCCGTGCCATCCACATGGCGGAGGAGGGCGCGGATTTCATCGAGGTATTCGAGTTCTTCCGCGAGCAGGGTTATGGGCAGGAGGGCAGCTACAGCAACGCCAGCCGGGTATTCCGTGGCGCCTTGCCCAACGGTTTGCCCTTCACCAAGGACCTGTCCTATCTCAAGGGCTTCATCCTGATTTACAACTACATTCAGTTGGCGGTGCGCAAGGGCAAGCTGGAGCAGATTCCGCTGCTGTTCTGCGGCAAGACCACCCTGGAAGACATGCGCACCCTGCGCAAACTGGTGGATGAGGGCCTGGTGCTGCCGCCCAAGTATCTGCCCCCGCAGTTCCAGGACATGAACGCGCTGTCGGCCTGGATGTGCTTCTCCAACTTCCTCAACCATTTGAGCCTGGATCGCATCGAAGCGGACTACGCCAATATTCTGTAA
- a CDS encoding TetR/AcrR family transcriptional regulator, whose translation MNHIPFPPSAAEAANAVAESVQYQGRKTSRKGSEQRRQAILDASMRIIVRDGVRAVRHRAVASEANVPLSATTYYFKDINDLITDTFAQFVERSAEYMAEFWQSMQAVVVALAARLDGSAEARQQVVDELAELAMQYIHNQLQERREHLIAERAFFLESLLNPRLYGLAQAHRWILLQGVTHFFEILGSSQPQEDGELLTALILQMEYRGLLEGIEQQDRQAMLAIFKRYIDLALGR comes from the coding sequence GTGAACCATATACCGTTCCCCCCGAGTGCCGCCGAGGCGGCCAACGCAGTCGCAGAAAGCGTTCAGTACCAGGGTCGCAAGACCAGCCGCAAGGGCAGCGAGCAGCGCCGCCAGGCCATCCTCGACGCCTCCATGCGCATCATCGTCCGCGATGGCGTGCGCGCGGTGCGTCATCGTGCGGTGGCGAGCGAGGCGAATGTGCCGCTCTCGGCTACCACCTACTATTTCAAAGACATCAACGATCTCATTACCGACACCTTCGCCCAGTTCGTCGAACGTAGCGCAGAGTACATGGCCGAATTCTGGCAAAGCATGCAAGCCGTCGTGGTGGCACTGGCTGCTCGACTCGATGGCAGCGCCGAGGCTCGCCAGCAGGTGGTGGACGAACTTGCCGAACTCGCCATGCAGTACATCCACAACCAGTTGCAGGAGCGGCGCGAGCATCTGATCGCCGAACGAGCCTTTTTCCTCGAGTCACTGCTCAATCCACGTTTGTACGGCTTGGCGCAGGCGCATCGGTGGATACTTTTGCAGGGTGTCACGCACTTCTTTGAAATACTGGGTTCCAGTCAGCCGCAAGAGGATGGAGAACTGTTGACGGCCCTCATCCTGCAGATGGAGTATCGAGGCTTGCTCGAAGGTATCGAGCAACAGGACAGGCAGGCGATGCTGGCCATATTCAAACGTTATATCGATCTGGCTCTGGGGCGCTGA
- the adk gene encoding adenylate kinase, protein MRVILLGAPGAGKGTQARYITEKFGIPQISTGDMLRAAVKAGTELGLKAKSVMDAGGLVSDDLIINLVKERIAQPDCANGFLFDGFPRTIPQAEALRDAGVALDHVVEIAVDDEEIVKRLSGRRVHPASGRVYHTEYNPPKVAGKDDVTGEELVQREDDKEETVRHRLSVYHSQTKPLVDFYQKLAAETGTPKYTHVPGVGSVEQITEKTLAALA, encoded by the coding sequence ATGCGCGTGATTCTGCTGGGGGCGCCCGGTGCCGGCAAAGGTACCCAGGCTCGCTACATCACCGAGAAGTTCGGTATTCCGCAAATCTCCACCGGCGACATGCTGCGCGCAGCGGTCAAGGCCGGTACCGAGCTGGGGCTCAAGGCCAAGAGCGTGATGGATGCCGGCGGTCTGGTCTCCGATGACCTGATCATCAACCTGGTGAAGGAGCGCATCGCTCAGCCCGATTGCGCCAATGGCTTCCTCTTCGATGGCTTCCCGCGCACCATTCCGCAGGCCGAAGCCCTGCGTGACGCTGGCGTCGCTCTGGATCACGTGGTGGAGATCGCCGTGGACGACGAAGAGATCGTCAAGCGCCTGTCCGGTCGCCGTGTGCACCCGGCTTCCGGCCGCGTCTACCACACCGAATACAACCCGCCGAAAGTGGCTGGCAAGGACGACGTCACCGGCGAGGAGCTGGTGCAGCGTGAAGACGACAAGGAAGAGACCGTGCGTCATCGCCTGTCCGTCTACCATTCGCAGACCAAGCCGCTGGTGGACTTCTACCAGAAGCTCGCCGCCGAAACCGGCACGCCCAAATACACCCACGTTCCGGGTGTCGGCAGCGTCGAGCAGATCACCGAGAAGACCCTCGCCGCCCTGGCCTGA
- a CDS encoding OmpA family protein gives MRKHIMLPTLLALSIGLVACANQPNPNLESARSNFSTLQSDPQANRLAALETKEAKEWLDKADKAYLDDADKQKVDQLAYLTNQRVEVAKQTIALREAEAELQNTSSQRAQALLDARDAQIRKLQDKLNAKQTERGTLVTFGDVLFDFNKAELKSSAYPSITQLAQFLQENPERKVIVEGYTDNVGSATYNLGLSERRANAVRMALVRAGVDPSRIVAQGYGKEYPVADNSTDSGRAQNRRVEVTISNDNQPVVPRSASGA, from the coding sequence ATGCGTAAACACATCATGCTTCCCACCCTGCTGGCCCTGAGCATCGGCTTGGTGGCCTGCGCCAACCAGCCCAACCCCAATCTGGAGTCGGCACGTAGCAATTTTTCCACGCTGCAGAGCGATCCGCAGGCCAATCGCCTGGCCGCGCTGGAGACCAAGGAAGCCAAGGAATGGCTGGACAAGGCCGACAAGGCCTACCTGGACGACGCGGACAAGCAGAAGGTCGACCAATTGGCCTACCTGACCAACCAACGGGTGGAAGTAGCCAAGCAGACCATTGCCCTGCGCGAGGCCGAAGCTGAGCTGCAGAACACCTCGTCGCAACGCGCCCAGGCCCTGCTGGACGCCCGCGATGCGCAGATCCGCAAGTTGCAGGACAAGCTCAACGCCAAGCAGACCGAGCGCGGCACTCTGGTGACCTTCGGTGACGTGCTGTTCGACTTCAACAAGGCCGAGCTCAAGAGCAGTGCCTACCCGAGCATCACCCAACTGGCGCAGTTCCTTCAGGAGAACCCGGAGCGCAAGGTGATAGTCGAGGGCTACACCGATAACGTCGGCTCGGCCACCTATAACCTGGGCCTGTCCGAACGCCGCGCCAACGCGGTGCGCATGGCCTTGGTGCGTGCGGGTGTCGACCCGTCGCGTATCGTCGCCCAGGGTTATGGCAAGGAGTATCCGGTGGCGGACAACAGCACCGATTCCGGTCGGGCGCAGAACCGTCGGGTGGAGGTCACCATCTCCAACGACAACCAGCCGGTGGTACCGCGTTCGGCCAGTGGGGCCTGA
- a CDS encoding TIGR00266 family protein → MPSHQLEYEILGSSAQSVEIILDPGETVIAEAGAMNYMTEGVRFETRMGDGSSSGLLGKLWSAGKRMLTGESLFMTHFSNAGKTQARVAFAAPYPGTVVPIDLAQVGGRLICQKDAFLCAAYGTRIGISFAKRIGAGFFGGEGFVLQKLEGDGLAFVHAGGTVIRKELNGETLRLDTGCLVAFSDGLDYDIALAGGLRSMLFGGEGLLLATLKGTGTVWIQSLPFSRLAERVYAATVQAREEVRAGGK, encoded by the coding sequence ATGCCCAGCCATCAACTCGAATACGAAATTCTCGGCAGCTCCGCCCAATCGGTGGAGATCATCCTCGACCCCGGCGAGACGGTGATCGCCGAAGCCGGGGCGATGAACTACATGACCGAGGGCGTGCGCTTCGAGACGCGCATGGGCGATGGCTCGTCCAGCGGCCTGCTCGGCAAGCTGTGGAGTGCCGGCAAGCGCATGCTAACCGGCGAGTCGCTGTTCATGACCCACTTCAGCAATGCCGGCAAGACGCAGGCGCGTGTCGCCTTCGCCGCGCCTTATCCCGGCACCGTGGTGCCCATCGACCTGGCCCAGGTTGGTGGCCGGCTGATCTGCCAGAAGGACGCCTTTCTCTGCGCCGCCTATGGCACGCGCATCGGCATCAGCTTCGCCAAGCGCATTGGCGCCGGTTTCTTCGGCGGCGAAGGCTTCGTCCTGCAGAAGCTCGAAGGCGATGGCCTGGCCTTCGTGCATGCCGGCGGCACGGTGATCCGCAAGGAGCTGAACGGCGAGACTCTGCGTCTGGATACCGGCTGCCTGGTGGCCTTCAGCGACGGTCTCGATTACGACATCGCTCTGGCCGGTGGCCTCCGCAGCATGCTCTTTGGTGGGGAGGGCCTGCTGCTGGCCACGCTCAAGGGCACGGGTACGGTGTGGATCCAGAGCCTGCCTTTCTCGCGCCTGGCCGAGCGGGTCTACGCGGCAACCGTGCAAGCCCGCGAAGAGGTGCGTGCGGGTGGCAAGTAG
- a CDS encoding DUF4398 domain-containing protein translates to MDSTLTKTLDVKGSATPLRGFKLAALLLGSSLLLAGCAGNPPSEQYAVSESAVNSAVSAGATEFAPVEMKAAQDKLKEAEFAMHDEDYEKARRLAEQAEWDARVAERKAQAAKAERALQDARQGIQELREEGMRNAQ, encoded by the coding sequence ATGGATTCAACCCTCACCAAGACCCTCGATGTGAAAGGTTCTGCCACGCCCCTGCGTGGTTTCAAACTGGCCGCCCTGCTACTCGGCAGCAGCCTGCTCCTGGCGGGTTGTGCCGGCAATCCCCCCAGCGAGCAATACGCCGTATCGGAGTCGGCGGTGAATTCGGCGGTCAGCGCCGGTGCGACCGAGTTCGCCCCTGTGGAGATGAAGGCCGCGCAGGACAAACTCAAGGAAGCCGAGTTCGCCATGCATGACGAAGACTACGAGAAGGCACGTCGTCTGGCCGAACAGGCCGAATGGGATGCCCGCGTTGCCGAGCGCAAGGCGCAGGCCGCCAAGGCTGAGCGCGCCCTGCAAGATGCCCGTCAAGGGATTCAAGAGCTGCGTGAGGAAGGCATGCGCAACGCCCAGTAA
- the ppc gene encoding phosphoenolpyruvate carboxylase: MTDIDLRLRKDVHLLGELLGETIRQQHGDAFVEKIEAIRHSAKADRSGDSERLGATLAGLGEEELLPVARAFNQFLNLANIAEQQHQVRRRRADEEEPFEAVVLDELLARLCGAGQDADELARQLARLDIELVLTAHPTEVARRTLIQKYDAIAAQLAALDHDDLLPREREAVVERLRRLIAEAWHTEEIRRSRPTPVDEAKWGFAVIEHSLWHAVPQFLRGVDRSLQAATGLRLPLSAAPIRFASWMGGDRDGNPNVTASVTREVLLLARWMAADLYLRDVDSLAAELSMQQASAALKARVGDVAEPYRALLKQVRERLRATRQWAHDSLAAEVPAPNAVLHDNQELLEPLQLCYHSLHECGMGVIADGPLLDCLRRAATFGLFLVRLDVRQDAARHAAAMSEITEYLGLGRYAEWDEDTRLTFLQRELGSRRPLLPSDYRPSADTAEVLATCREVAVAPAASLGSYVISMAGAASDVLAVQLLLKEAGLRRPMRVVPLFETLTDLDHAGPVIDRLLQLPGYRARLHGPQEVMIGYSDSAKDAGTTAAAWAQYRAQEELVRLCREHQVELLLFHGRGGTVGRGGGPAHAAILSQPPGSVAGRFRTTEQGEMIRFKFGLPDIAVHNLNLYLAAVLEATLLPPPAPEPAWRAMMDRLAEDGVTAYRSVVREHPQFVDYFHQATPEQELGRLPLGSRPAKRRAGGVESLRAIPWIFAWTQTRLMLPAWLGWERALGQALSQGEGDLLREMRERWPFFRTRIDMLEMVLTKADLAIAELYDQRLVEANLRPLGAQLRDLLSQACSAVLEVTSQSRLLAHSPQTLQSISVRNTYLDPLHVLQAELLARCRQREQAPESPLEQALLVSVAGIAAGLRNTG; encoded by the coding sequence ATGACCGATATCGATCTGCGCTTGCGCAAGGACGTGCATCTGCTGGGCGAGCTGCTCGGCGAAACCATTCGTCAACAGCATGGTGATGCCTTCGTCGAGAAGATCGAAGCCATCCGCCACAGTGCCAAGGCCGATCGCAGTGGCGACTCGGAGCGCCTGGGGGCGACCCTGGCCGGGCTCGGCGAAGAGGAGTTGCTACCGGTGGCGCGGGCCTTCAACCAGTTCCTCAACCTGGCCAACATCGCCGAGCAGCAACATCAGGTGCGGCGCCGCCGAGCGGATGAAGAGGAGCCGTTCGAGGCCGTGGTGCTCGATGAGCTGCTGGCGCGTTTGTGCGGCGCCGGCCAGGATGCCGACGAGCTGGCCCGGCAACTCGCCCGGCTGGACATCGAACTGGTGCTCACCGCGCACCCCACCGAAGTGGCGCGGCGTACCCTGATCCAGAAATACGATGCCATCGCCGCGCAACTGGCGGCGCTGGATCATGACGACCTGTTGCCACGTGAACGCGAGGCCGTGGTCGAGCGCCTGCGCCGGCTGATCGCCGAGGCCTGGCACACCGAGGAGATTCGCCGTAGCCGGCCGACCCCGGTGGACGAGGCGAAGTGGGGCTTCGCCGTCATCGAGCATTCGCTGTGGCATGCCGTGCCGCAATTCCTGCGTGGCGTCGATCGCAGCCTGCAGGCTGCCACCGGCCTGCGCCTGCCGCTGAGCGCGGCGCCGATTCGCTTCGCCTCGTGGATGGGCGGCGACCGCGACGGCAATCCCAACGTCACCGCCAGCGTCACCCGCGAAGTGCTGCTGCTGGCGCGCTGGATGGCGGCCGACCTTTATCTGCGCGATGTCGACAGCCTGGCTGCCGAACTCTCCATGCAGCAGGCCAGCGCGGCCTTGAAGGCTCGGGTCGGCGATGTCGCCGAGCCTTATCGGGCCTTGCTCAAGCAGGTACGCGAGCGCCTGCGCGCCACCCGTCAGTGGGCGCATGACTCGCTGGCTGCCGAGGTGCCGGCGCCCAATGCGGTGCTGCATGACAACCAGGAACTGCTGGAGCCCTTGCAGCTTTGCTACCACTCGCTGCACGAGTGCGGCATGGGCGTGATCGCCGATGGCCCCTTGCTCGACTGCCTGCGCCGCGCCGCCACCTTCGGTCTGTTCCTGGTGCGTCTGGACGTGCGCCAGGATGCCGCGCGGCATGCCGCAGCGATGTCCGAGATCACCGAATACCTCGGCCTGGGGCGTTATGCCGAGTGGGACGAGGACACCCGCCTGACCTTCCTGCAACGCGAACTGGGCAGTCGCCGGCCCTTGCTGCCGAGCGACTACCGACCCAGTGCGGACACCGCCGAAGTGCTCGCCACCTGCCGCGAGGTGGCGGTTGCACCGGCTGCCTCGCTGGGCTCCTACGTGATTTCCATGGCTGGCGCCGCCTCCGACGTGCTGGCGGTGCAACTGCTGCTCAAGGAGGCCGGGTTGCGCCGGCCGATGCGTGTGGTACCCCTGTTCGAGACCCTCACCGACCTGGATCACGCCGGCCCGGTGATCGACCGCCTGCTGCAGTTGCCCGGCTACCGTGCACGCCTGCATGGCCCGCAGGAAGTGATGATCGGCTACTCCGACTCGGCCAAGGATGCCGGCACCACGGCGGCGGCCTGGGCGCAGTATCGGGCGCAGGAGGAACTGGTGCGCCTGTGCCGCGAGCATCAGGTCGAGCTGCTGCTGTTCCATGGCCGCGGTGGCACCGTGGGGCGTGGCGGCGGCCCGGCTCACGCGGCGATCCTGTCGCAACCGCCGGGCTCGGTGGCGGGGCGCTTCCGCACCACCGAGCAGGGGGAAATGATCCGCTTCAAGTTCGGCCTGCCGGATATCGCGGTGCACAACCTCAACCTCTACCTGGCTGCCGTGCTGGAAGCGACGCTGTTGCCACCACCGGCGCCGGAACCCGCCTGGCGGGCGATGATGGATCGTCTGGCCGAGGATGGCGTGACGGCTTACCGCAGCGTGGTGCGCGAGCATCCGCAGTTCGTCGACTATTTCCACCAGGCCACGCCGGAGCAGGAACTCGGGCGCTTGCCGCTGGGTAGTCGTCCGGCCAAGCGGCGTGCCGGCGGCGTGGAAAGCCTGCGTGCCATCCCGTGGATCTTCGCCTGGACGCAGACCCGTCTGATGCTGCCGGCCTGGCTCGGCTGGGAACGTGCCCTGGGGCAGGCGTTGAGCCAGGGCGAGGGCGATCTGCTGAGGGAGATGCGCGAGCGCTGGCCGTTCTTCCGCACCCGCATCGACATGCTGGAAATGGTGCTGACCAAGGCCGATCTGGCCATCGCCGAGCTGTATGACCAGCGTCTGGTGGAGGCGAACCTGCGCCCGCTGGGCGCGCAATTACGCGACCTATTGTCGCAGGCCTGCTCCGCCGTACTCGAAGTGACCAGCCAGTCCAGGCTGCTCGCCCATAGCCCGCAGACCCTGCAGTCGATCAGCGTGCGCAACACCTATCTCGACCCGCTGCACGTCCTGCAGGCCGAGTTGCTGGCCCGTTGCCGGCAGCGCGAACAAGCGCCGGAGAGCCCTCTGGAGCAGGCGCTGCTGGTCAGCGTGGCAGGCATTGCCGCCGGCTTGCGTAACACTGGCTGA
- a CDS encoding alpha/beta hydrolase, translating to MASRLRALSLLIVSLWLGGCSGLLFYPEPGLPFTPERAGLEYRDIELRAADGTRLHAWWLPAKPGVAVKGTVLHLHGNGGNLAWHLGGTYWLPEQGYQVLMLDYRGYGLSEGVPRLPAVYQDIDAAFAWLDQAPETQGKPLTLLGQSLGGALAVHYLALHPERRARLHGLVLDGVPASYRDVARDVLSQSWLTWPLQVPLSWLVPDGDSAIASIAQLEPLPLLIFHSLDDEVVAFSNGERLNQAARSPRRFIETRGGHVQTFAEDAWRQVLLTFLQDPLALVDSPIPPASVSETSQ from the coding sequence GTGGCAAGTAGGCTGCGCGCACTGAGCCTGCTGATCGTCAGCCTATGGCTGGGCGGGTGTAGCGGGCTGCTGTTCTACCCCGAGCCAGGGCTGCCTTTCACTCCCGAGCGGGCTGGCCTGGAGTATCGCGATATCGAACTGCGCGCCGCCGATGGCACGCGTCTGCATGCCTGGTGGTTGCCGGCCAAGCCGGGTGTGGCCGTCAAAGGCACCGTGCTGCATCTGCATGGCAATGGCGGCAATCTGGCCTGGCACCTGGGCGGCACCTACTGGCTACCGGAGCAGGGCTATCAGGTGCTGATGCTCGATTACCGGGGTTATGGCCTGTCCGAAGGGGTGCCGCGCCTGCCGGCGGTGTATCAGGATATCGACGCCGCGTTCGCCTGGCTGGATCAGGCGCCCGAGACGCAGGGTAAACCCTTGACGCTGCTCGGGCAGAGCCTGGGCGGCGCCCTGGCCGTGCATTATCTGGCCCTGCATCCCGAGCGTCGAGCGCGGCTGCACGGGCTGGTGCTCGACGGCGTGCCGGCCAGTTATCGCGATGTGGCGCGTGACGTGCTGAGCCAATCCTGGCTGACCTGGCCGTTGCAGGTGCCGCTGTCCTGGCTGGTGCCGGACGGCGACAGCGCCATTGCTTCCATCGCCCAGCTCGAGCCCTTGCCATTGCTGATCTTCCACAGCCTTGACGACGAGGTCGTGGCGTTTTCCAATGGCGAGCGCCTGAACCAGGCGGCCCGCTCGCCACGTCGCTTCATTGAAACCCGTGGTGGGCACGTGCAGACCTTCGCCGAGGATGCCTGGCGCCAGGTGCTGCTGACCTTTCTGCAAGACCCACTGGCCTTAGTCGACTCGCCCATTCCTCCCGCTTCCGTTTCCGAGACCTCGCAATGA
- the prfB gene encoding peptide chain release factor 2 (programmed frameshift): MEINPILNAIKDLSERTQTIRGYLDYDQKHDRLVEVNRELEDASVWNKPEYAQALGRERAMLAQIVETIDDLTGSLSDSRDLLEMAAEENDEGAVKDIVAEVERLREILEKLEFRRMFSGEMDPNNCYLDIQAGSGGTEAQDWANILLRMYLRWADKRGFSAEIVELSEGEVAGIKGATVHIKGEYAFGWLRTEIGVHRLVRKSPFDSGARRHTSFSAVFVSPEIDDKVEIEINPSDLRIDTYRSSGAGGQHVNTTDSAVRITHVPTNTVVACQNERSQHANKDTAMKMLRAKLYELEMQKRNAASQALEDSKSDIGWGHQIRSYVLDDSRIKDLRTGVERSDCQKVLDGDLDGYLEASLKQGL; this comes from the exons ATGGAAATCAATCCGATCCTCAACGCCATCAAGGATCTGTCCGAGCGCACCCAGACCATTCGGGGGTATCTT GACTACGATCAAAAGCATGATCGTTTGGTCGAAGTAAACCGCGAGCTGGAAGACGCCAGCGTCTGGAACAAGCCAGAGTACGCGCAAGCCCTGGGCCGTGAGCGCGCCATGCTGGCGCAGATCGTCGAAACCATCGACGACCTCACCGGCAGCCTGAGTGACTCCCGCGACCTGTTGGAAATGGCTGCCGAAGAGAACGACGAAGGTGCGGTGAAGGATATCGTCGCCGAAGTCGAGCGCCTGCGCGAGATCCTCGAGAAGCTGGAATTCCGCCGCATGTTCAGCGGCGAGATGGATCCGAACAACTGCTATCTGGACATCCAGGCCGGCTCCGGCGGCACCGAGGCCCAGGACTGGGCCAACATCCTGCTGCGCATGTACCTGCGCTGGGCCGACAAGCGCGGCTTCAGTGCCGAGATCGTCGAACTGTCCGAGGGCGAAGTCGCCGGCATCAAGGGTGCCACCGTGCACATCAAGGGTGAGTACGCCTTCGGTTGGCTGCGCACCGAGATCGGCGTGCACCGCCTGGTGCGCAAGAGCCCGTTCGACTCCGGTGCTCGTCGCCACACCTCGTTCTCGGCGGTGTTCGTGTCCCCCGAGATCGACGACAAGGTGGAGATCGAGATCAACCCGTCCGACCTGCGCATCGACACCTACCGCTCCTCCGGTGCCGGTGGTCAGCACGTCAATACCACCGATTCGGCGGTGCGGATTACCCACGTGCCGACCAACACCGTGGTGGCCTGCCAGAACGAACGCTCCCAGCACGCCAACAAGGACACCGCCATGAAGATGCTGCGGGCCAAGTTGTACGAGCTGGAGATGCAGAAGCGCAACGCCGCCTCGCAGGCGCTGGAAGACTCCAAGTCGGACATCGGCTGGGGCCACCAGATCCGTTCCTACGTGCTCGATGACTCGCGTATCAAGGACCTGCGTACCGGCGTCGAGCGCAGCGACTGCCAGAAGGTGCTCGACGGCGACCTCGACGGCTATCTCGAGGCCAGCCTCAAACAGGGGCTTTGA
- the lysS gene encoding lysine--tRNA ligase: protein MSDQQLDHNELQQEENKLIAQRKEKLAAVREQGIAFPNDFRRDSLCADLQKQYEGKSKEELEAAAIPVKIAGRIMLNRGAFMVLQDTSGRLQVYVNRKTLPAEQLEAVKHFDLGDIIAAEGTLARSGKGDLYVDMQNVRLLTKSLRPLPDKHHGLTDTEQRYRQRYVDLIVNEEVRHTFRVRSQVIAHIRRFLNERGFLEVETPMLQTIPGGAAAKPFETHHNALDMAMFLRIAPELYLKRLVVGGFEKVFEINRNFRNEGVSTRHNPEFTMLEFYQAYADYRDNMDLTEELFRELALAVLGSTDVPYGDKVFHFGEPFVRLSVYDSILKYNPDISEADLNDVEKARAIAKKAGAKVLGHEGLGKLQVMIFEELVESKLEQPHFITEYPFEVSPLARRNDQNPAVTDRFELFIGGREIANAYSELNDAEDQAERFLAQVAEKDAGDDEAMHYDADFVRALEYGMPPTAGEGIGIDRLVMLLTNSPSIRDVILFPHMRPQA from the coding sequence ATGAGCGACCAACAACTCGACCACAACGAACTGCAACAGGAAGAAAACAAGCTGATTGCCCAGCGCAAGGAAAAGCTTGCTGCCGTCCGTGAGCAGGGCATTGCCTTCCCCAACGATTTCCGCCGCGACAGCCTGTGCGCCGACCTGCAGAAACAGTACGAGGGCAAGAGCAAGGAAGAGCTGGAAGCCGCTGCCATCCCGGTGAAGATCGCCGGTCGCATCATGCTCAACCGTGGCGCCTTCATGGTGCTGCAGGACACCTCCGGTCGCCTGCAGGTCTATGTCAACCGCAAGACCCTGCCGGCCGAGCAGCTGGAAGCGGTCAAGCACTTCGACCTGGGCGACATCATCGCTGCCGAGGGCACCCTGGCGCGTTCGGGCAAGGGCGACCTGTACGTCGACATGCAGAACGTGCGTCTGCTGACCAAGTCGCTGCGCCCGCTGCCGGACAAGCACCACGGTCTGACCGACACCGAGCAGCGCTACCGCCAGCGTTACGTCGACCTGATCGTCAACGAAGAAGTACGCCACACCTTCCGCGTGCGCTCGCAGGTGATCGCGCATATCCGTCGTTTCCTCAACGAGCGCGGCTTCCTCGAAGTGGAAACCCCGATGCTGCAGACGATCCCGGGTGGTGCGGCAGCCAAGCCATTCGAGACTCACCACAACGCGCTGGACATGGCCATGTTCCTGCGTATCGCCCCGGAGCTGTACCTCAAGCGTCTGGTGGTCGGTGGCTTCGAGAAAGTGTTCGAGATCAACCGCAACTTCCGTAACGAAGGTGTTTCGACCCGGCACAACCCCGAGTTCACCATGCTCGAGTTCTACCAGGCCTATGCCGACTACCGCGACAACATGGATCTGACCGAGGAACTGTTCCGCGAGCTGGCCCTGGCCGTGCTGGGCAGCACCGACGTGCCGTATGGCGACAAGGTGTTCCATTTCGGCGAGCCCTTCGTGCGCCTGTCGGTGTACGACTCGATCCTCAAGTACAACCCGGACATCAGCGAAGCTGACCTGAACGACGTCGAGAAGGCCCGCGCCATCGCCAAGAAGGCCGGCGCCAAGGTGCTTGGCCACGAAGGCCTGGGCAAGCTGCAGGTGATGATTTTCGAGGAGCTGGTGGAGAGCAAGCTGGAGCAGCCGCACTTCATCACCGAGTATCCGTTCGAGGTCTCGCCGCTGGCCCGTCGCAACGACCAGAATCCGGCTGTGACCGACCGCTTCGAGCTGTTCATCGGTGGCCGCGAGATCGCCAACGCCTACTCCGAGCTCAACGATGCCGAAGACCAGGCCGAGCGCTTCCTCGCCCAGGTGGCGGAGAAGGATGCCGGTGACGACGAGGCCATGCACTACGACGCCGACTTCGTCCGTGCCCTGGAGTACGGCATGCCGCCCACCGCCGGTGAAGGCATCGGCATCGACCGCCTGGTGATGCTGCTGACCAACTCGCCATCGATCCGCGACGTCATCCTCTTCCCGCACATGCGCCCACAGGCTTGA